A part of Terriglobia bacterium genomic DNA contains:
- a CDS encoding PadR family transcriptional regulator, whose amino-acid sequence MSNGTTDKIGVLQGTLDLMVLQTIDVLGPSHGYAIATRIEQVSKGAIQLNMGTLYPALMRLEQRGLLRGAWGISDTGLRGSRKARFYSLTAAGRRALVAEKQAWSRMTGIIQALIDQEG is encoded by the coding sequence GTGTCTAATGGAACGACTGACAAGATAGGTGTGCTGCAGGGGACTCTTGATCTGATGGTGCTCCAGACGATCGACGTCCTCGGGCCGTCCCACGGCTACGCGATTGCCACACGCATCGAGCAGGTTTCGAAGGGTGCCATCCAGCTCAACATGGGCACGCTCTATCCGGCGCTGATGCGGCTTGAGCAACGCGGTTTGCTTCGAGGCGCCTGGGGCATCAGCGACACGGGTCTGCGCGGCAGCCGCAAGGCACGCTTCTATAGCCTTACCGCGGCCGGCCGGCGGGCACTAGTCGCCGAGAAGCAGGCGTGGAGCCGAATGACGGGCATCATCCAGGCGTTAATAGATCAAGAGGGCTAA